The genomic window GATATTCGAGTCGCATGCCACCAACATTTGGTTGATAAAAATGCGTGCCCAACGCGATGACCATGCCCGTTTGCAGGACATCGTCGCTTGAAGCGTTCATGAAAGGGCGCGTACGCGCGCATGTGCCGAGCCCATGGCCGAAGAGCGGTAGGCCGAATTGTCCAACATCGCTGCGCCCGAAAGCTGCAATGCCTTCCCGCACACAATCGCGGACAGCGCGCCCGGGCCGCAGCGAAGCCAACAAGGCGGCCGCCGTCTGTTCCCAGCAATCGATAGCATGCCGCTGCGCAGCGTTGGGTTTTCCATAGAAGATCGGCACCGAAAGATCCGACAGATAGAGATCAATCATCGAGTGCAGATCAACGATTGCGAATTCGTTCTTTCGTATGACGCGATCGGTGCTTTGCTGCGTCACGCCGCGCAAGAACGCGGTGCGTTCCCCGCCGCCAACCTCGGTACCGCCAGTGACCGCCCACGCCCACGTGCTTCCATGATCACGGATCGCGGCCTCGACAAGACCCGCGAGGTGATTTTCCGTGATGCCTTCACGCACTGCCTTGAGCGCCGCCTGAAAGCCGATATGTCCGACTTCCGCTGCCCGCCGCAAACGTTCGATCTCTGGCGCCGATTTGATCAGCATGAGATCGTCAATGAATCTCACCCCATTGACTAGATCAGCGGCCGGTAGAGCTGACTTCAGATCAAGGTACTCGCCTGCAGTGAGCATTCCAGGGGCGACCTGCGCCGCGCCCGGATGTGAAAGGTCGACACCAATTGAGCCGCGATCGCTTTTGTGTGCAGCCAGTCTCTTGGCGATCAGTTCGGTCATGCCGGACCCGAAGAACTCGAAGACGGCATGCGGGCAACCTTCTGCCTTCACCCGTTCCGAATCCATCGACCAGTAGACCACCTCGCAGTCGCCTGCCGCAGTGACGATGACGGCGCCGCGCCAAGGCATGAACGCCCCGCACAGATAATGCAGTGATGCCTGGCGCGTGCCGACATAGGCCGCAACGTTTTCCTGCGCGAGGCGGGATGCAAGCGCGGCCACGCGGGCGTTGAAGTCGATAGGCTGCATGGGCGGTACACTCAGTCGATCGAAAGATTGGCGCCGCGCACAGCCTGCGCCCACTTTGCAGTTTCGCTCTTGATGAAATTCGCAAATTCCTCAGGCGTCGAGGCGATAATTTCCGCAGCTTGCGCCGTCAGCTTACTTTTCACTTCTGGGTCATTCAGCGCTGCGGCAACTGCCTTATGCAGCTTTTCGACTATCGGAGCCGGCGTGTTCGCGGGCGCGACGACACCGATCCAGCCTTGTGCGCTGTAGCCCTTGAGTCCCGCTTCGCGGATTGTCGGAAGATCGGGAGTAACCGGCGACCGCTTCTCACCCGTCACGGCGAGTGCCCGCAACTTACCGGCCTGCACCAGCGGCAAGGCCGTGATCAACGAGTCGAACATCACCTGCACATGATTGCCGACCAGGTCATTCAGCGCCGGCGCGCTTCCCTTGTAGGGGACGTGCGGCATATTCACGCCGGCCTGATGGACGAACAATTCGCCGGAGAGATGCATGGAGGTGCCGTTGCCGCCGGAAGCGCGATTGAGCTTACCCGGATTCGCCTTTGCAAAGTCGATCAGTTCCTTGACTGATCTCGCCTGCACTTCCGGATTGACGACTAGAACCAGAGGATATTGCACGACCTGGGAAACTGGCGTGAAATCCTTCAGCGGGTCATAGGTCAGCTTCTTATAGAGCGTCTGATTGATGGCGTGCGTCCCGATGGTCGCCATGAGAATGGTGTAGCCGTCGGGAGCCGCCTTCGCGACAACATCGGCGCCGATATTGCCACCACCGCCGGGACGCGCCTCCACGACGACCGGCTGCCCGAGCGTAGCCGACATCTTGTCGGCGATGAGGCGCGCGGTGATTTCGGTCGGCCCGCCTGCTGCCGCGGGCACCACAAAGCGGATCGGCCGTGTCGGAAAATCCTGCGCGAGAACGGGCTGGCTGACCAGCGCTGCAGCAACCAGCGCCGCAAGTCGATGCGCGAACTTCATGCTGAAACTCCATAACTCTATTGTAGTCGTTCGACTGTCGAACATATAATCGACTGTCGAACGACCCATAACACCCGCCAGGGCCGCCTGTAAATGCTGGTCACCACCCGCGAGATTGAGAGTTGGCCATCCGGAAGCGACGAATTCGTCGAGGCCTTCGCCAAAGGACTCGCCGTCATCGGCGCATTCGGCGAAACCGGCGGCACGGTTTCAATTTCCGATCTGGCCAAACGAACCGGGCTGCCCCGTGCCGGGGTGCGGCGTTTGGTGCTGACACTCGTCACACTTGGGCTCGCAGAAGAGCGCGATGGACGCTTTGCGCTCACCCAGCGGGTCATGCGGCTGGGCTACGCCTACCTCTCGTCCCTTGACCTGCGGCAGGTTGCGCAGCCGCTGATTGAGAGCCTGGCGCGGGAATGTGGTGAAGTGGTCGCGGTATCGGTGCTCGATGGTGACGAAATTGTCTACGTCGCCCGTGCCGAACCGCAGAGCGTGCTGCGCCGCAGCCTTACGATCGGCAGCCGGCTCCCCGCCTTTTGCACGTCGATGGGGCGGGTGTTGCTCTCAGGGCTGTCGGAGCAGAGCCTCGCCACCTACTTCACACGCGCCACGCTTCCCGCCTATACGCGGCACACGATGACCGACAGGTCTGCCCTTGAACGGGAAATCCTCTCGATCAAGCAACAGGGCTGGACATTCGTAAGTGAAGAACTTGAGCTGGGCACTTGCGGATTGGCCGCACCCATCAAGGATCATTGCGGACATGTTATCGCCGCACTGAACATCAGCACCAATCTTGGTCGGTACTCGGGACGGGCTTTCGTCAAGCAGTTCAGGGGACAATTGCTGGACATTGCCGGCGAAATCTCCGCCCGCCTGCCGATATCGTAAGGTCGCGCTCATGCTGCCTCCGAGGCTTACAAAGCGCCGGATTGATTGCGACCCCTCTCCTCAGTAGTTTGCCCGCATTGAGGGGAACAGGACTATGGCGAAATCGCCCTACGACACAGATCTCGACCGCGCGCCCGCAAATTTTCAGCCGCTGACGCCGCTGCAGTTTCTTGAACGCTCGGCCGCGGTCTATCCCGATCACACCGCCATCATCCACGGCGCGTTGCGCCGCAATTACCGCGATTTCTATGCCCGTGCCCGTCGTCTGGCCTCCGCGCTCACCAAACGCGGCATCGGCAAGAACGACACGGTCTCGGTCGTGCTCGCCAACACGCCGGCCATGCTGGAAGCGCATTACGGGGTGCCAATGGCCGGCGCCGTGCTCAACTCCATCAATACGCGGCTTGATGCCGCCATCATCGCCTTCACCCTGGATCACGCCGACGCCAAAGTGCTGATCACCGACCGGGAATTTTCCAGGGTGGTGAAGGAGGCACTGAAGCTCGCCAAGGCGAAGCCGCTGGTGATCGACTATGAGGATCCGGAATTTTCCGGGGATGGCGAGCGGCTGGGCGCGATCGAATACGAAGAGTTCCTGAAAGAAGGCGATCCCGAATTCGCCTGGCAGATGCCAAGCGACGAGTGGGATGCAATCTCGCTCAATTACACCTCAGGCACGACCGGCGATCCGAAAGGTGTCGTTTATCACCACCGCGGCGCGTACCTGCTGGCCATGGGCAATGTCATCACAACCGCCATGCCGGCGCATCCGGTCTATCTGTGGACGCTGCCGATGTTCCATTGCAACGGCTGGTGCTTTCCCTGGACGGTATCGATCGTCGCCGGCACGCATGTCTGCCTGCGTGCCGTGCGCGCGCCGGCGATGTACGATGCCATCGCGACACACGGGGTGACGCATCTGTGCGGCGCCCCTATTGTCATGTCGACATTGCTGAACGCGAAGCCGGAAGAGAAAAAGCCGATCGCGCATCAGGTGAATTTCGCGACCGCCGCCGCCCCGCCGCCTGAAGCGGTTCTCGCCGGCATGAAAGCCGCCGGATTCAACGTTACGCATGTTTACGGGCTCACCGAAGTCTATGGCCCGGCGACGGTGAACGACTGGCACGCGGAATGGGACGAGCTGTCGTCTGCCGAACAGGCGGCAAAGAAAGCGCGTCAGGGCGTGCGCTACCCGGTGCTGGAAGCGCTCGACGTGATCGATCCCGAGACCATGAAGCCGGTGCCGCGCGACGGGCAAACGCTCGGCGAAGTGATGTTCCGCGGCAACGTGGTGATGAAAGGATATCTGAAGAACAAGAGTGCGACGGGAAAGGCGCTGGCCGGGGGCTGGTTCCATTCCGGCGATCTCGGTGTGATCCATCCGGACGGCTATATCCAGCTCAAGGACCGCTCCAAGGACATCATCATTTCCGGCGGCGAGAATATTTCATCGATCGAAGTGGAGGATGCGCTCTACAAGCATCCCGCCGTGCAGGCGGCGGCCGTCGTCGCCAAGGCCGACGAGAAATGGGGCGAAACGCCCTGCGCTTTCATCGAGCTGAAGCCCGGCCAGAGCGCGACCTCAGAAGAGCTCGTTGCCTGGTGCAGGCAGAATCTCGCCAGCTACAAGGTGCCGAAATACGTCGTGTTCACCGAATTGCCGAAGACCTCGACCGGCAAGGTGCAGAAATTCAAGCTGCGGGACATGGCGAAAGAGGTGTAGCGGCTACGCCGCCTCCGCTTCGACCACACCAACCACCAGCCCCTTGCCGAGAGCGCGTAGCGCCGCCGTCAGGGCCGCCAGCTTGGTCGGTCCGATCGAGGATGCGACGCAATTCTTTCTCGTCTTTGCCGATGCCGCGCGCCAACTCGCTTTTTCTCTGATGTCGGCGGCCGCGAATGCTTCCAAAACCGCAAGCTTTGCCGCTGCATCCGGCGCGACGACGATCTCGACAAGGCTGCGGCTCTTGGCGCCTGGCCGGGGCAGTGGCATTCCGTATTCCAAATAGGTCAGGCTCTCCAAAGCTTTAACGCAGGGGAAGCGGGCGATCCAGTAAACGCAATCCATACAGTGATTGCTGGATGCCCCGCTTTCGCGGGCATGACGAGGGGAAAGAAGTGAGCCAAATTAATTCACTTCTTCCCGTTCTTCCCCTTCTCCAGTTCTTCCACCTGCCCGCGCAGCTTCGCCAGCGCGTCCTTCAGTGCCACAATTTCGCTCTGCGCCGCGGCAAGCTGCGCCTTTGCCGCTGCCATCTCCCGGTCCGCCGCTGCCTGTTTCTGTTGCGCCTCCAGCGTCGTCTTGTTCAGCCGCTGCTGCAGGAATTCGATGTTGGCCTGCAGGCAGCCGGTGCGGCGCTCCATGTTCTTTTCGGCGGTGCAGATTTCCAGGCCGCGCACGTCCTGCGCCGCGGCCGGGGGAAGAGCGAAAGTCAGCGCGACAGCGGCCATTGTTCCGGCCGCGTGGAACCACACCCGTATAGCAGGCATCCTCAATTGACCTTCAGGCCGAGCTTCTTGATGAGCGCCGCCCACTTGCTCTCGTCTCGGTCGAGCAAGGCAGCGTGTTCCTCCGGCGTCGACGATATCGGCACCGCGGCGTCATGCGCGATCCGCTGTTTCACGTCGTCGGACGCCAGGGCCTTGCGCAATTCGGCATTGAGCTTCTGGACGATCTCGCGTGGGGTGCCAGCCGGGGCCAAGAGACCGTAATAGAGCTCGGCTTCAAAGCCCGGCAGCCCGGATTCGGAGACTGTCGGCACGTCCGGCAAAAGCGGTGACCGCTTTGCGGAGGTTACCGCCAAAGGCCGCAGCGCGCCGCCCTTGATGTTGCCAAAGGCCGGCGGAATGATGTTGCAGGCGACCGAAACATGGCCGCCAACCAGATCGTTGATGCTCTGCGCCGTGCCCTTGTAGGGGATGAGATTCATCTGCGCGCCAGACAGCGACATGAACAATTCGGCGCAGAGATGAGAGCCTGTGCCTTTCGGCGACGAGCCGATATTGATCTTGCCCGGTTCTTTCTTCGCCGCGCTGATCAGATCGGCCACAGTCTTGTAGGGCGTCGGCGGATAGGCCATGAACGCCATCGGCATCACTGCGATCAGTCCGATCGGCGCAAAGTCCTTGCGTATGTCGTAGCCGGTATTCGGAGCGTAAAGCGACGGGTTGATTCCGAGCGTACCGGTATGACCGAGCAGCAGCGTGTAGCCATCCGGCGCCGCTTTCGCCACCGCGCGCGTGCCGATTAGTCCGCCGGCGCCGCCGCGATTGTCGACGACCACCTGCTGGCCGAGCGTCGTCGACAATTTATCGGCGATGATACGCGCCATCGCGTCGTTGCCGCCGCCGGGCGGAAACGGAACCACGAGCATGATCGGACGGGCAGGATAAGTCTGCGACTGCGCCGGCCAAGCGACCAAGACCGCAAGTAACATTACCGAACAACGAACCAGTCCCAACATGACGCCCGCTCCCAAATTTCTTTTTCCGAAATAAAAGCCGCCAGCCTCCTTTCGGAGAGCCGGCGGCTCAGCCGTTTCAAATACCCCCGGTGCTAAATCCAGCGTCAGTGAATACTGGCGCTGACCCGATGCTGAAGACGAACGATTTCGTCCTTCACCTGCAACTTGCGACGTTTCAGTTCGGCAATCTTGGTGTCATCCGTGGATGGATGCGCGAGCGCGTCCAATATTTCATCCTCAAGCGCCTGATGCCGGGCCTTGAGTTCCGCAAGATGAACATCTGGGGACATACAGGTCTCCTGTGAGAGGTGGAGCCTAGGGCACCAAATGTGACATGGTGATTGTGGCAAGTCGATTGCCCGCAAGGCTCCAAACAGAAAAAATCCCCGCTAAATCGATAGTGGAACCTTGCGAGGGGGGCCGCCGAAATGGAATGATAGTATTCTTCAGGGCTCGATGGTTGATTTGCAAACCCCTGAAAAAGATGAATTTTCGTCAAACCATACCGGTTCCGGCGGCGGGCGACCGGTATGGGGCATCGTACCGTCCTTACTGATTTGCGGTCTAACTGGCGGCGATGACAAAAGAGGAAGAAAGCGAGCTTCGGACACAACTGGCCCGCCTGCAGCAGGAGCATCGCGACCTGGATGTGGCGATCGAAGCGCTGATCGAATCCCCGGGGTCGGATCTGTTACAGGTGCAGCGGCTGAAGAAACGCAAGCTTGTCTTGCGCGACCGCATCGCGTTCATCGAAGACCAGCTGACCCCCGACATCATTGCGTAGCGTGGCAGGCAGCGGTCGCGCGTCATCTGGATTTGGCAGCCCGCTGCCGCCATACTTGCGGGTGGAAAAACTCAACCGAACGGAAGTGTTGCGTGCGTCTTGTCGCGAAATGGCTAGCTATTGTTATCGCGGCGACGACTGCCGCCGCGCTATCGCTTCCATCATGTCGGGCCCAGCCGATATCGCTGGACGGCAGAGAATTGGTTGTCGGAACCAAAGACGCGCCGCCTTTCGCGATGAAGACGGAAGACGGCACTTGGACGGGAATCAGCATCGATCTGTGGCGGCGCATCGCCGACGAGAAAAAGTGGCGCTATCGCCTCGCCG from Pseudorhodoplanes sp. includes these protein-coding regions:
- a CDS encoding DUF465 domain-containing protein, whose product is MSPDVHLAELKARHQALEDEILDALAHPSTDDTKIAELKRRKLQVKDEIVRLQHRVSASIH
- a CDS encoding tripartite tricarboxylate transporter substrate binding protein; the encoded protein is MLGLVRCSVMLLAVLVAWPAQSQTYPARPIMLVVPFPPGGGNDAMARIIADKLSTTLGQQVVVDNRGGAGGLIGTRAVAKAAPDGYTLLLGHTGTLGINPSLYAPNTGYDIRKDFAPIGLIAVMPMAFMAYPPTPYKTVADLISAAKKEPGKINIGSSPKGTGSHLCAELFMSLSGAQMNLIPYKGTAQSINDLVGGHVSVACNIIPPAFGNIKGGALRPLAVTSAKRSPLLPDVPTVSESGLPGFEAELYYGLLAPAGTPREIVQKLNAELRKALASDDVKQRIAHDAAVPISSTPEEHAALLDRDESKWAALIKKLGLKVN
- a CDS encoding M24 family metallopeptidase, which codes for MQPIDFNARVAALASRLAQENVAAYVGTRQASLHYLCGAFMPWRGAVIVTAAGDCEVVYWSMDSERVKAEGCPHAVFEFFGSGMTELIAKRLAAHKSDRGSIGVDLSHPGAAQVAPGMLTAGEYLDLKSALPAADLVNGVRFIDDLMLIKSAPEIERLRRAAEVGHIGFQAALKAVREGITENHLAGLVEAAIRDHGSTWAWAVTGGTEVGGGERTAFLRGVTQQSTDRVIRKNEFAIVDLHSMIDLYLSDLSVPIFYGKPNAAQRHAIDCWEQTAAALLASLRPGRAVRDCVREGIAAFGRSDVGQFGLPLFGHGLGTCARTRPFMNASSDDVLQTGMVIALGTHFYQPNVGGMRLEYPVLITENGAEALAPIPAKVQFVE
- a CDS encoding tripartite tricarboxylate transporter substrate binding protein, whose translation is MKFAHRLAALVAAALVSQPVLAQDFPTRPIRFVVPAAAGGPTEITARLIADKMSATLGQPVVVEARPGGGGNIGADVVAKAAPDGYTILMATIGTHAINQTLYKKLTYDPLKDFTPVSQVVQYPLVLVVNPEVQARSVKELIDFAKANPGKLNRASGGNGTSMHLSGELFVHQAGVNMPHVPYKGSAPALNDLVGNHVQVMFDSLITALPLVQAGKLRALAVTGEKRSPVTPDLPTIREAGLKGYSAQGWIGVVAPANTPAPIVEKLHKAVAAALNDPEVKSKLTAQAAEIIASTPEEFANFIKSETAKWAQAVRGANLSID
- a CDS encoding DUF465 domain-containing protein, with amino-acid sequence MTKEEESELRTQLARLQQEHRDLDVAIEALIESPGSDLLQVQRLKKRKLVLRDRIAFIEDQLTPDIIA
- a CDS encoding acyl-CoA synthetase, with the protein product MAKSPYDTDLDRAPANFQPLTPLQFLERSAAVYPDHTAIIHGALRRNYRDFYARARRLASALTKRGIGKNDTVSVVLANTPAMLEAHYGVPMAGAVLNSINTRLDAAIIAFTLDHADAKVLITDREFSRVVKEALKLAKAKPLVIDYEDPEFSGDGERLGAIEYEEFLKEGDPEFAWQMPSDEWDAISLNYTSGTTGDPKGVVYHHRGAYLLAMGNVITTAMPAHPVYLWTLPMFHCNGWCFPWTVSIVAGTHVCLRAVRAPAMYDAIATHGVTHLCGAPIVMSTLLNAKPEEKKPIAHQVNFATAAAPPPEAVLAGMKAAGFNVTHVYGLTEVYGPATVNDWHAEWDELSSAEQAAKKARQGVRYPVLEALDVIDPETMKPVPRDGQTLGEVMFRGNVVMKGYLKNKSATGKALAGGWFHSGDLGVIHPDGYIQLKDRSKDIIISGGENISSIEVEDALYKHPAVQAAAVVAKADEKWGETPCAFIELKPGQSATSEELVAWCRQNLASYKVPKYVVFTELPKTSTGKVQKFKLRDMAKEV
- a CDS encoding IclR family transcriptional regulator C-terminal domain-containing protein, coding for MLVTTREIESWPSGSDEFVEAFAKGLAVIGAFGETGGTVSISDLAKRTGLPRAGVRRLVLTLVTLGLAEERDGRFALTQRVMRLGYAYLSSLDLRQVAQPLIESLARECGEVVAVSVLDGDEIVYVARAEPQSVLRRSLTIGSRLPAFCTSMGRVLLSGLSEQSLATYFTRATLPAYTRHTMTDRSALEREILSIKQQGWTFVSEELELGTCGLAAPIKDHCGHVIAALNISTNLGRYSGRAFVKQFRGQLLDIAGEISARLPIS